One genomic segment of Belonocnema kinseyi isolate 2016_QV_RU_SX_M_011 chromosome 2, B_treatae_v1, whole genome shotgun sequence includes these proteins:
- the LOC117167337 gene encoding placenta growth factor-like, producing MKRILILFMTLGFVSLAMSRHHRDSGYLNHVQLVHEFRCSLPQPRAVPVEELLTVGPSPDELFYPASTVLARCRGSGCCPEPNQVCAPAETRNVSLVFMVKHAVDRQRDRHHEVIHALEHTRCACIDEKLVISE from the exons ATGAAGAGGATTCTAATTTTGTTTATGACGCTAGGATTTGTCTCGCTTGCTATGAGCAGGCATCACAG ggaCAGTGGTTATTTAAATCACGTGCAACTGGTCCACGAATTTCGATGCTCTCTTCCTCAACCACGAGCTGTCCCAGTAGAAGAGCTTCTCACAGTGGGACCTAGTCCGGATGAGCTTTTTTATCCAGCATCAACAGTTTTAGCTCGATGTAGAGGATCAGGATGTTGCCCAGAGCCGAATCAAGTTTGCGCTCCAGCTGAAACCAGGAATGTCAGCCTTGTTTTTATGGTGAAACATGCCGTGGATCGTCAGCGAGATCGACACCACGAGGTCATTCATGCACTGGAACACACCAGGTGTGCCTGCATCGACGAGAAACTCGTCATTTCCGAGTAA
- the LOC117167763 gene encoding uncharacterized protein LOC117167763 produces MRYPTLWESTSLLLVLILPTYADQNLIQAVQNSRNFSCKEPQNRAYNLQDLMQEVQQNSAETPTHPAYIILKRCDAHSGCCHTTEMSCFPVTSWNYFEDVEIRIWNVETNKTRNIWIRIEQHRKCACEESNISDRIAQESRKPRIKILSP; encoded by the coding sequence ATGAGATACCCAACCTTGTGGGAGAGCACATCTCTCCTTCTTGTTCTGATCCTACCAACTTATGCTGACCAAAATTTGATTCAGGCTGTCCAAAACTCCAGGAATTTTAGCTGCAAGGAACCGCAAAATCGAGCCTACAATCTACAGGATTTGATGCAAGAAGTTCAACAAAATTCAGCAGAGACTCCAACCCATCCtgcttacattattttaaaaagatgtgaTGCTCACTCTGGATGTTGTCACACCACTGAAATGAGTTGTTTTCCAGTCACAAGTTGGAATTACTTTGAGGATGTGGAAATAAGAATTTGGAACGTGGAGACCAACAAGACCAGGAATATATGGATTAGAATCGAGCAACATCGCAAATGTGCTTGTGAAGAATCCAACATCAGTGACAGGATCGCTCAAGAAAGCCGGAAACCTCGTATTAAGATCCTCTCACCTTAG
- the LOC117167335 gene encoding dynein assembly factor 4, axonemal-like → MPAIVIRDYEWRQTNENVIITLQLVGSPSKIDFLTSDKYLKASYPPFIFELFLCEAVSEEESEITISKKEAIISLKKTKVGVEWTKLELEDLSKEFKRECRTKALEYAQLSAEQRAKSKSEKLQRLQSEAVRAQIDLDTLSLNKIEAIRDSHRKEAMKELEEWRLSVDKPMFKGIEGKKQENRKAFRAPIKWFKDDKVQNKEEISNEPQVKKDSRKEAEVEESEKKITESPKGALDHKNECQVAKSGEQSCTKNSNDKSEYIKEDESSCSEDSESDFEHENYFNDSKSRCLIKEMDEKELKKFYKKKEKELERERKLKNKNEMIQRFLDRKPQKMNTIFDDPKKSVPLPRKCGTIHVTFTERVFPTPARESSHLEEQEWLEKQAEARRKIGFVSEDLSPEEQNPQWLKDKGDEFFKIGNYLGAISAYSHGIKLSDKMASLYVNRSAAHYALGNYQRCTEDSSRALELMVPKCEGNRESRARCHARRGAALCKLSAPQHGIPELEAALKLAPDNESIKLDLVAAKKYYQLEN, encoded by the exons ATGCCAGCAATCGTGATAAGAGATTATGAGTGGCGTCAAACGaacgaaaatgttattattactCTGCAGCTTGTTGGCAGTCCGAGTAAAATAGATTTCCTGACTTCGGATAAATATTTgaag gcAAGTTATCCTCCTTTTATCTTTGAACTTTTTCTCTGCGAAGCTGTGAGTGAAGAGGAAAGTGAAATAACTATCAGTAAAAAAGAagcaattatttctttgaaaaaaactaaagttGGTGTTGAATGGACAAAACTTGAATTAGAAGATCTTAGTAAGGAATTCAAGCGAGAGTGCAGAACAAAAGCTTTGGAATATGCACAACTTTCGGCCGAACAACGAGCTAAATCAAAAAGTG AAAAACTACAACGGCTACAAAGCGAAGCAGTTAGAGCTCAAATTGATCTTGAtactttatctttaaataaaatagaagcgATTCGTGATTCTCATAGAAAAGAAGCTATGAAGGAACTTGAAGAGTGGAGATTAAGTGTAGACAAGCCCATGTTTAAAGGAATCGAGGGCAAAAAGCAGGAGAATAGAAAAGCTTTCAG agcACCAATAAAGTGGTTTAAAGACGACAAggttcaaaataaagaagaaataagtAACGAACCACAAGTAAAGAAAGACTCCAGGAAGGAAGCAGAAGTCGAGGAGTCGGAGAAGAAAATTACTGAAAGTCCGAAAGGGGCACTAGACCATAAAAACGAATGCCAGGTAGCGAAAAGTGGTGAACAATCTTGCACAAAGAATTCCAATGACAAATCGGAATACATCAAAGAAGACGAAAGTAGTTGTTCCGAGGATTCAGAATCGGATTTTGAACATGAGAATTACTTCAATGACAGCAAAAGTAGATGTTTGATCAAAGAGATGGATGAAAAAGagttgaagaaattttataaaaagaaggaaaaggaACTTGAAAGGGAGcgcaagttgaaaaataaaaacgaaatgaTTCAAAGGTTTCTGGACAGGAAGCCTCAAAAGATGAATACGATTTTTGATGATCCTAAAAAATCGGTTCCTCTTCCTAGAAAATGTGGCACGATTCATGTTACATTTACTGAAAGGGTTTTCCCAACACCGGCGAGGGAAAGTTCCCACCTGGAGGAACAGGAA TGGCTCGAGAAACAAGCAGAGGCAAGAAGGAAAATAGGTTTTGTTTCCGAAGATCTTAGCCCCGAAGAACAAAATCCGCAATGGCTGAAAGACAAGGGAGA TGAATTTTTCAAGATCGGAAATTATTTAGGAGCCATAAGTGCATACTCGCATGGGATCAAACTTAGTGATAAAATGGCATCACTCTACGTTAATCGATCGGCAGCACATTATGCTCTTGGAAATTATCAGAGATGCACGGAAGATTCTTCGAGG GCTTTGGAATTAATGGTCCCTAAATGTGAAGGCAATCGTGAATCAAGGGCCAGATGTCACGCCAGAAGAGGAGCAGCTCTCTGCAAATTATCTGCTCCTCAACACGGCATTCCTGAATTGGAAGCCGCTTTGAAACTAGCTCCGGACAACGAAAGCATTAAACTCGATTTAGTAGCTGCAAAAAAATACTACCAGCTTGAGAATTAG